A window of Myxococcales bacterium contains these coding sequences:
- a CDS encoding VWA domain-containing protein, which translates to MKKPVSFTLVLSLAASFACGSSERDAIFDPAQNPAVPPGTSPDGGPAGPVFGGENTNGLQLDPVNAVVFIDTSTNPPTPATQGFKVIRKDPAGDRDVTAGATFTLERPELGAFNGATFTSVATLPAGPLGQTTGVTVKADGGSTGGKITIVALRRGSENRDFFFVEPFNEAPTPQNDVLKFKTNIQSVDVAFVTDTTGSMSDEITGIRNALAGNLLTQLQAAIPNVGIAIVSHKDETDGNGNLVRVLSPVTTTLSQAQTAAGQLGASGGGDTPEGQVPAMFHVLTGGAVTGVPAVTPPAGTRGAVRFRAGAVPVVVLTTDASWHATRGGITTAQVTSAFTGASARFVSLTSDSGGPGNETQADALSDATSSNLPASAFSGCTAGQCCTGVNNAARAPSAPGGRCRLNFKYAKSSPNIGQGVVNAIKAIAVGSTYDVTVIPRNDPANEGGVDATKFIKALRAKDEGDPSQQCPAHPAKDTNGDGIKDTFTQVTVGTPVCFEVIPQTNTTVEPQVAAQFFNAFLDVVGVPGNVKLDERKVLFLVPPKGGVVTK; encoded by the coding sequence ATGAAGAAACCCGTCTCGTTCACGCTCGTCTTGTCGCTCGCCGCCTCGTTCGCCTGTGGCTCGTCCGAGCGCGACGCCATCTTCGACCCGGCTCAGAACCCGGCGGTCCCGCCCGGCACGTCCCCCGATGGCGGCCCCGCGGGCCCCGTGTTCGGCGGCGAGAACACGAACGGTCTCCAGCTCGACCCCGTGAACGCCGTCGTCTTCATCGACACGTCCACGAACCCGCCGACCCCCGCCACGCAAGGCTTCAAGGTGATCCGCAAGGACCCGGCGGGTGACCGCGACGTGACGGCCGGGGCCACGTTCACCCTCGAGCGCCCCGAGCTCGGCGCGTTCAACGGCGCGACCTTCACGTCGGTCGCGACGCTCCCGGCCGGCCCGCTCGGCCAGACGACGGGGGTCACGGTCAAGGCCGACGGCGGGTCGACGGGCGGCAAAATCACCATCGTGGCGCTCCGCCGCGGCAGCGAGAACCGCGACTTCTTCTTCGTCGAGCCGTTCAACGAGGCGCCTACGCCGCAGAACGACGTGCTCAAGTTCAAGACGAACATCCAGTCGGTCGACGTGGCCTTCGTCACCGACACGACGGGCTCGATGTCCGACGAGATCACGGGCATTCGGAACGCGCTCGCGGGCAACCTCCTCACGCAGCTCCAGGCCGCGATCCCGAACGTCGGCATCGCTATCGTCAGCCACAAAGACGAGACCGACGGAAACGGCAACCTCGTGCGCGTGCTCTCTCCCGTGACGACCACGCTGTCGCAGGCGCAGACCGCCGCGGGCCAGCTCGGCGCGAGCGGCGGCGGCGACACGCCCGAGGGCCAGGTGCCTGCCATGTTCCACGTCCTCACGGGCGGGGCCGTCACGGGCGTCCCCGCGGTCACGCCCCCGGCCGGTACCCGCGGCGCGGTGCGCTTCCGCGCCGGCGCGGTGCCCGTGGTCGTCCTCACGACCGACGCGAGCTGGCACGCGACGCGCGGAGGCATCACGACCGCGCAGGTCACGAGCGCGTTCACCGGCGCGAGCGCCCGCTTCGTCTCTCTGACGAGCGACTCGGGTGGCCCGGGCAACGAGACCCAAGCCGACGCCCTCTCCGACGCGACCAGCTCGAACCTGCCCGCGTCGGCCTTCTCCGGGTGCACGGCGGGCCAGTGCTGCACCGGCGTGAACAACGCCGCGCGTGCTCCCTCGGCTCCGGGAGGGCGCTGCCGCTTGAACTTCAAGTACGCGAAGTCGAGCCCCAACATCGGGCAGGGCGTGGTCAACGCGATCAAGGCGATCGCCGTGGGCTCCACCTACGACGTCACGGTCATCCCGCGGAACGACCCGGCGAACGAAGGCGGCGTCGACGCGACCAAGTTCATCAAGGCCCTTCGCGCGAAGGACGAGGGCGACCCGAGCCAGCAGTGCCCCGCGCACCCCGCGAAGGACACGAACGGCGACGGCATCAAGGACACCTTCACCCAGGTGACCGTGGGCACGCCCGTGTGCTTCGAGGTCATCCCCCAAACGAACACCACGGTCGAGCCTCAGGTGGCCGCGCAGTTCTTCAACGCCTTCCTCGACGTGGTCGGTGTGCCCGGCAACGTGAAGCTCGACGAGCGCAAGGTGCTCTTCCTCGTCCCGCCGAAGGGCGGCGTCGTCACGAAGTGA
- a CDS encoding M81 family metallopeptidase has product MFGISLGRGKKPLRIAYGRLFHEANAKSPVLTERGDFDRMHHMAGDELERATTLSGVELKSFMPHAELTGFRQAARLAGGVTCVPLASSLAVPGGPLSLSCFEELVGDLLERLARALEGGLDGVYLALHGSMEVAGLDGAPEANLLRRVRELVGPNVRVAVSYDLHANLSAGLVEPVDVLVGYRTNPHWDLFPTGFRAGNRLIRTLRGEIRPVSAWRKLPIVIAGGTTIDFLDPMRGVFRFMKDLERDPRVVSASLFMVHPYTQAEHLGWAVHVTTDGDPALAAELADKLADRAWQERTKGLPELFGPAEAIAEARRGVLSKLGPVTFVDCDDVVGAGAPGGNTRILAELVARGAGLVAFVPLHDPALVAELWDSSRDGDTRDVVFRGTPGYGCPEVSARAVVRARATTDFGRTLRLDVGSVHVVVAERAPLPIHPSFWSALGLRARDANVIVQKNFFHYRMFYAAISFKHVPVVTSGATSLAEVRDAAYVVPMVPKAMPSDWRPSDPILRAPKKRPLDAATAPAEA; this is encoded by the coding sequence ATGTTCGGTATCTCTCTCGGTCGTGGGAAAAAGCCGCTCCGCATCGCCTACGGGCGCCTCTTCCACGAGGCGAACGCGAAGAGCCCCGTGCTCACCGAGCGCGGCGATTTCGACCGCATGCATCACATGGCCGGCGACGAGCTCGAGCGCGCGACCACGCTCTCCGGGGTGGAGCTCAAGTCGTTCATGCCCCACGCCGAGCTCACGGGGTTCCGGCAGGCCGCGCGCCTCGCCGGCGGGGTCACGTGCGTGCCGCTCGCGTCGTCGCTCGCCGTGCCGGGCGGGCCGCTCTCTCTCTCGTGTTTCGAGGAGCTCGTGGGCGATCTGCTCGAGCGGCTCGCGCGGGCGCTCGAGGGCGGCCTCGACGGGGTGTATTTGGCGCTCCACGGCTCGATGGAGGTCGCGGGGCTCGACGGGGCGCCCGAGGCGAACCTGCTCCGTCGCGTCCGCGAGCTCGTGGGTCCGAACGTCCGCGTCGCCGTGAGCTACGACCTCCACGCGAACCTCTCGGCGGGCCTCGTCGAGCCGGTCGACGTGCTCGTGGGCTACCGCACGAACCCGCATTGGGATCTCTTTCCGACCGGGTTCCGCGCGGGAAATCGCCTGATTCGTACGCTCCGCGGGGAGATTCGCCCCGTGTCCGCGTGGCGCAAGCTGCCGATCGTGATCGCCGGCGGCACCACGATCGATTTCCTCGACCCGATGCGCGGAGTCTTCCGCTTCATGAAAGACCTCGAGCGCGACCCTCGGGTGGTCTCGGCGAGCCTCTTCATGGTGCACCCTTACACGCAGGCCGAGCACCTCGGCTGGGCCGTGCACGTCACGACCGACGGAGATCCGGCCCTCGCCGCGGAGCTCGCCGACAAGCTCGCCGACAGGGCGTGGCAAGAGCGCACGAAGGGCCTCCCCGAGCTCTTCGGTCCGGCCGAGGCCATCGCCGAGGCGAGGCGAGGGGTGCTGTCGAAGCTCGGACCCGTCACGTTCGTCGATTGCGACGACGTCGTGGGCGCCGGCGCACCCGGAGGCAACACGCGCATCCTCGCGGAGCTCGTCGCGCGGGGCGCGGGGCTCGTCGCGTTCGTGCCCCTCCACGATCCCGCGCTCGTCGCCGAGCTGTGGGATTCGTCACGGGACGGGGACACACGCGACGTCGTGTTCCGCGGCACCCCGGGCTACGGCTGCCCGGAGGTCTCGGCCCGCGCCGTCGTGCGCGCCCGGGCGACGACCGACTTCGGCCGTACGCTCCGCCTCGACGTGGGGAGCGTTCACGTGGTGGTCGCCGAGCGCGCGCCGCTGCCCATTCACCCGAGCTTTTGGTCGGCCTTGGGCCTCCGCGCGCGGGACGCGAACGTCATCGTCCAGAAGAACTTCTTCCACTACCGCATGTTCTACGCGGCCATCTCGTTCAAGCACGTGCCCGTCGTGACCTCCGGCGCCACGAGCCTCGCCGAAGTGCGCGACGCAGCCTACGTCGTGCCGATGGTGCCGAAGGCCATGCCGTCCGATTGGCGCCCGTCGGACCCGATCCTGCGCGCCCCGAAGAAGCGCCCCCTCGACGCCGCGACGGCGCCCGCCGAAGCCTGA
- a CDS encoding serine/threonine protein kinase gives MMTLGRYTLCGEIAAGGMASVYFARMEGTGGFAKSIAVKRLHPQFAQDPDFRSMILDEARLAARIRHPNVVSPIDVIDLEDEVLLAMEYVHGQALSRLIRAAAGAGQPTTVPLCASVMVGMLHGLHAAHTAKDDRGVPLGIVHRDISPHNVIVGVDGITRVIDFGIAKAKTSSEATQAGMVKGKVPYLAPEQLDGRQATIATDVYASALVMWEMLVGRRLFDADYDHAIVALILRGNVEPPSTFVDVPPEIDAIVMKGMAREPEARFASARDMALAIENVVSLANPSHVGAWVEHFAEADLRKRAEKLARLEALPSVGPDELSMSLSSSRRQVTMPSLHGRSPVSGISSRAPGPPPGPPPPSRPPPVSLRGTPPPPRPSQTQGLPPPPPRPLPPTLRSAPEPPRPLPPPPGALRGPEIQMANVGWLPPNANTGDVVVVTEKPRSIGGGLFVLAFVLVALAGAALFGPGFMRDRYVKAAEAMGATLTVGKVSAGLQELTLGEVSGTVPEVASFKAPKVVLGLRGLTVARVELDHLELEVQGSYPRVGKALDAFVTKASTGAVPPGGLLEKVTVTDAKVTWSAPFGPGTSATLENVSGAFTGDSATPWLRAYTLTAAIVKVGGTAGTFGPYELRATRAGEASSVTLRMDPYGASGAEMSMNTDGSVKSPDGSPKRTVAFSVPMRPLSELHVPEGALLGLASPATRVGLSGTVTFPTTLATDRVHLVATGLRMGPGGTLMDGDIDAALVGKGTGVVDVAQGSTWALGSFRARLYGAIDARQDGVTIDVAAKRCDAASEGPQGTSRLLLSTLDVPNGSVYVAPCLGRAKP, from the coding sequence GTGATGACCCTCGGCCGCTACACCCTCTGCGGGGAGATAGCGGCCGGCGGCATGGCATCCGTGTATTTTGCACGCATGGAGGGGACCGGCGGCTTCGCGAAGTCGATCGCGGTGAAGCGCCTCCACCCGCAGTTCGCCCAAGACCCCGACTTTCGCTCGATGATCCTGGACGAGGCTCGGCTCGCGGCGCGCATTCGTCACCCGAACGTGGTCTCGCCCATCGACGTCATCGACCTCGAGGACGAGGTGCTCCTCGCGATGGAGTACGTGCACGGGCAGGCGCTCTCTCGGCTGATTCGCGCGGCGGCGGGGGCAGGCCAGCCGACTACGGTGCCCCTGTGCGCCTCGGTCATGGTGGGGATGCTGCACGGGCTCCATGCGGCCCACACCGCCAAAGACGATCGCGGGGTGCCGCTCGGCATCGTCCATCGGGACATCTCGCCCCACAACGTGATCGTCGGGGTCGACGGCATCACCCGCGTGATCGACTTCGGCATCGCCAAGGCGAAGACGAGCAGCGAGGCCACCCAGGCCGGCATGGTGAAAGGAAAGGTCCCTTACCTCGCGCCCGAGCAGCTCGACGGGCGCCAGGCCACCATCGCGACCGACGTGTACGCGTCGGCCCTCGTCATGTGGGAGATGCTCGTCGGTCGTCGGCTCTTCGACGCCGACTACGACCACGCGATCGTCGCGCTCATCCTGCGCGGCAACGTCGAGCCGCCGAGCACCTTCGTCGACGTCCCCCCCGAGATCGACGCCATCGTCATGAAGGGCATGGCCCGCGAGCCCGAGGCCCGGTTCGCGTCCGCGCGCGACATGGCCCTCGCCATCGAGAACGTGGTGTCGCTCGCGAACCCCTCGCACGTGGGGGCGTGGGTCGAGCACTTCGCCGAGGCCGATCTACGAAAACGCGCCGAGAAGCTCGCGCGGCTCGAGGCCCTGCCTTCGGTCGGCCCCGACGAGCTCTCCATGTCGCTCTCGTCGTCGCGCAGGCAGGTGACGATGCCGAGCCTTCACGGTCGCTCGCCCGTGTCGGGGATCTCGTCGCGCGCGCCGGGACCGCCTCCGGGGCCGCCTCCGCCGTCGCGTCCGCCTCCCGTGTCCTTGCGTGGCACACCGCCTCCGCCGCGTCCGTCGCAGACCCAAGGGCTCCCTCCGCCTCCGCCGCGCCCGCTGCCTCCCACGCTCCGCTCGGCGCCCGAGCCACCGCGCCCGCTCCCGCCCCCGCCCGGTGCCCTCCGTGGTCCCGAGATCCAGATGGCGAACGTCGGATGGCTCCCGCCGAACGCCAACACGGGCGACGTCGTGGTCGTCACCGAGAAACCCCGCTCGATCGGCGGCGGCCTCTTCGTGCTCGCGTTCGTGCTGGTCGCCCTCGCGGGCGCTGCCCTCTTCGGCCCTGGGTTCATGCGCGACCGCTACGTCAAGGCGGCCGAGGCCATGGGGGCCACGCTCACCGTCGGCAAGGTGTCGGCGGGCCTCCAAGAGCTCACGCTCGGGGAGGTGTCGGGCACCGTGCCCGAGGTCGCGTCGTTCAAGGCTCCGAAGGTCGTGCTCGGCCTTCGTGGCCTCACGGTCGCGCGCGTCGAGCTCGATCACCTCGAGCTCGAGGTCCAAGGGAGCTACCCGCGCGTCGGCAAGGCGCTCGATGCGTTCGTCACCAAGGCGTCGACCGGGGCGGTGCCGCCCGGCGGGCTCTTGGAGAAGGTCACCGTGACCGACGCGAAGGTGACCTGGTCGGCGCCCTTCGGACCGGGCACATCGGCCACGCTCGAGAACGTGTCGGGTGCATTCACAGGAGACTCGGCGACGCCGTGGCTCCGCGCGTACACGCTCACCGCCGCGATCGTGAAGGTCGGCGGCACGGCGGGCACGTTCGGGCCGTACGAGCTCCGCGCCACACGCGCGGGTGAGGCGTCGTCGGTCACCTTGCGCATGGACCCGTACGGCGCTTCGGGCGCAGAAATGTCAATGAATACGGATGGTTCCGTAAAATCGCCCGACGGCTCGCCCAAGCGCACCGTGGCTTTCTCCGTGCCCATGCGCCCGCTCTCCGAGCTCCACGTCCCCGAGGGGGCGCTCCTTGGGCTCGCGTCTCCTGCCACCCGCGTGGGCCTCTCGGGGACCGTCACGTTCCCGACGACCCTCGCGACCGATCGTGTGCACCTCGTGGCGACGGGGCTCCGCATGGGCCCGGGAGGCACCCTCATGGACGGGGACATCGACGCCGCGCTCGTCGGCAAAGGCACGGGCGTCGTCGACGTCGCGCAAGGCTCGACGTGGGCGCTCGGCTCGTTCCGCGCGAGGCTCTACGGCGCCATCGACGCGCGCCAAGACGGCGTCACGATCGACGTCGCCGCCAAGCGCTGCGACGCCGCGAGCGAAGGACCGCAGGGCACGTCGCGCCTCCTCCTGTCGACGCTCGACGTCCCGAACGGTTCGGTCTACGTCGCGCCGTGCCTCGGGCGGGCGAAGCCGTGA
- a CDS encoding class I SAM-dependent methyltransferase, with protein MTSTQSQIEVSYDVSNEFFRLWLDEKMHYTCAVYDAENDTLEKAQENKSRILYELAEMSKDKTILDIGCGWGANLEYVAKRGAKAAHGVTLSPLQTEEIQARNLPGVKVWCKDYKDFVAEEPYDALVSIEMVDHVVSPAQAAKGLAVDLYRDYFNKCAELAKPGAHFAFQSILRNRVPRNRKDLEDLRFTADVIFPGGLNARIEELIMALNPHWELKELYMRREDYGKTTGEWLRRLRMNERKIRDTWGDQVFVDYERYLDTCVRAFANHWSGDVQMKLRRIG; from the coding sequence GTGACGTCCACGCAATCGCAGATCGAAGTCTCCTACGACGTCTCGAACGAGTTCTTCCGCCTCTGGCTCGACGAGAAGATGCACTACACGTGCGCCGTCTACGACGCCGAGAACGACACGCTCGAGAAGGCGCAGGAGAACAAGAGCCGCATCCTCTACGAGCTCGCCGAGATGTCCAAGGACAAGACCATCCTCGACATCGGCTGCGGGTGGGGCGCGAACCTCGAGTACGTCGCGAAGCGCGGGGCCAAGGCCGCCCACGGCGTCACCCTCTCGCCCCTCCAGACCGAAGAGATCCAGGCGCGCAACCTCCCCGGCGTGAAGGTCTGGTGCAAAGACTACAAGGACTTCGTCGCCGAGGAGCCCTACGACGCCCTCGTGTCGATCGAGATGGTCGACCACGTCGTGTCCCCCGCGCAGGCGGCCAAGGGCCTCGCCGTCGATCTCTACCGCGACTACTTCAACAAATGCGCCGAGCTCGCGAAGCCCGGCGCGCACTTCGCGTTCCAGAGCATCCTGCGCAATCGCGTCCCCCGAAACCGTAAAGATCTCGAAGACTTGCGCTTCACGGCGGACGTCATCTTCCCCGGTGGCCTCAACGCCCGCATCGAGGAGCTCATCATGGCCTTGAACCCGCACTGGGAGCTCAAGGAGCTCTACATGCGCCGCGAGGACTACGGCAAGACGACCGGCGAGTGGCTCCGCCGCCTGCGGATGAACGAGCGCAAGATCCGCGACACGTGGGGCGACCAGGTCTTCGTCGACTACGAGCGTTACCTCGACACCTGCGTCCGCGCGTTCGCGAACCACTGGTCGGGCGACGTGCAGATGAAGCTCCGCCGCATCGGCTGA
- a CDS encoding Hsp70 family protein: MFIDRPVGIDLGTTNSEIAELLPHEREILLYADKFGRRTVPSAVAWDGKGFVVGHAARQRRASAEPPVESIKRKMGQRTRVTVGPHELLPEEVSAKILAELVTRMREHLAQKAEKDALPRRLTRAVITVPAYFDAPQIEATRKAGEIAGLNVIGVLQEPTAAAIYHTWKRKLGDGNFLVYDLGGGTFDVSVLRCVGGEYQVLAIDGDNFLGGDDLDRRYAEHLRKELVKKGYALELDVVGDVADRARFQRLFALAQDVKESFSTTDVVHVQKSDVLVDKAGESVSFEADLGRAEYEELVADLVETTIACARRALERSFEVAKVGLEDIDHVVLVGGSTRVPAVVRRVKEALCTKGQEPLRDDVDTCVALGAAIHAAHLGGHIVGDEAAGANVRVDGPLVTHGNKLKVALFAERAPEKAKTLGVWSGEDLLAEVQLPAKEPTKVELSLGEDEETRVTLAFASAMGAPLAELPLSLHRGDLRPRPTALSRAAVVAKDIALEVVRGGRRDRRVLVARGTGLPTQATHIFYTADQSGGVVLRILQNRVPIKMLVLEVPKGLPVGTPVEVVLRCDESMRMEARATAGPTQIEALVTPEETASARPDVEKLLEEAERAKRNLWGGLAAVYQREADKLTVGIREAALTDPDKLDALAGKLRHLIDELAGSSADEMTPPLARYEEALDGLRRLIYRTKDTLVGMTRAEWEARVDDVDARARRAYDARDATTWRRAFNEVQALLETAWQEEFSAMKLDDPGYVRSRVARVAAWAERVRADIDECALTSAGDLRKLQDAELSRIRTWFQDEVGKKLPELEAYEADPDGARRKADALGAELERIEAALERVPQIGMVTDRGGG; this comes from the coding sequence ATGTTCATCGACAGGCCCGTCGGCATCGACCTCGGTACAACGAACTCGGAGATCGCGGAGCTGCTCCCGCACGAGCGCGAGATCCTCCTCTACGCCGACAAGTTCGGTCGGCGCACCGTGCCGAGCGCCGTCGCCTGGGACGGGAAGGGGTTCGTCGTCGGCCACGCGGCACGTCAGCGACGGGCGTCGGCCGAGCCGCCTGTCGAGTCGATCAAGCGCAAGATGGGCCAGCGCACGCGCGTGACCGTGGGGCCTCACGAGCTCCTCCCCGAAGAGGTTTCCGCGAAGATCTTGGCCGAGCTCGTGACGCGCATGCGGGAGCACCTCGCCCAGAAGGCCGAGAAGGACGCCCTGCCGCGGCGACTCACCCGCGCCGTGATCACGGTGCCGGCCTACTTCGACGCACCGCAGATCGAAGCTACGCGAAAAGCGGGTGAAATCGCGGGCTTGAACGTGATCGGTGTCCTCCAAGAGCCCACCGCCGCCGCCATCTACCACACGTGGAAGCGCAAGCTCGGGGACGGCAACTTCCTCGTGTACGACCTCGGCGGCGGCACGTTCGACGTGTCGGTCCTCCGGTGCGTGGGCGGTGAGTACCAGGTGCTCGCCATCGACGGGGACAACTTCCTCGGAGGGGACGACCTCGACCGACGCTACGCCGAGCACCTCCGAAAGGAGCTCGTGAAGAAGGGGTACGCGCTCGAGCTCGATGTCGTCGGTGACGTGGCCGATCGCGCGCGCTTCCAGCGCCTCTTCGCGCTCGCACAGGACGTGAAAGAGTCGTTCTCGACGACGGACGTGGTGCACGTGCAGAAGAGCGACGTGCTCGTCGACAAGGCCGGCGAGAGCGTGTCGTTCGAGGCCGATCTCGGGAGGGCCGAGTACGAGGAGCTCGTGGCGGACCTCGTGGAGACCACGATCGCGTGCGCACGCCGCGCGCTCGAGCGAAGCTTCGAGGTCGCCAAGGTGGGCCTCGAGGACATCGATCACGTCGTGCTCGTGGGCGGGTCCACCCGCGTGCCCGCGGTGGTTCGGAGGGTGAAGGAGGCGCTCTGCACCAAGGGGCAAGAGCCTCTCCGCGACGACGTCGACACGTGCGTCGCGCTCGGCGCCGCCATCCACGCGGCGCACCTCGGAGGGCACATCGTCGGCGACGAGGCCGCGGGCGCCAACGTGCGTGTCGACGGCCCGCTCGTGACGCACGGGAACAAGCTCAAGGTCGCGCTCTTCGCCGAGAGGGCTCCCGAGAAGGCGAAGACCCTCGGGGTCTGGAGCGGCGAGGACCTGCTCGCGGAGGTCCAGCTCCCGGCGAAGGAGCCGACGAAGGTCGAGCTCTCGCTCGGCGAGGACGAAGAGACGCGCGTGACGCTCGCGTTCGCCTCGGCCATGGGCGCGCCGCTCGCGGAGCTCCCTCTCTCCCTCCACAGGGGAGATTTGCGCCCGCGCCCGACGGCGCTGTCTCGTGCCGCCGTCGTCGCCAAAGACATCGCACTCGAGGTCGTGCGAGGGGGCAGGCGCGACAGGCGCGTCCTCGTGGCGCGAGGGACGGGGCTCCCGACCCAAGCGACGCACATCTTCTACACGGCCGATCAGTCGGGCGGCGTCGTGCTTCGTATCCTGCAGAACCGCGTGCCCATCAAGATGCTCGTGCTCGAGGTCCCGAAGGGGCTCCCTGTCGGCACGCCCGTCGAGGTGGTGCTTCGGTGCGACGAGTCAATGCGCATGGAAGCGCGGGCGACCGCCGGTCCGACGCAGATCGAAGCGCTCGTGACCCCGGAGGAGACCGCGAGCGCGCGCCCGGACGTCGAGAAGCTGCTCGAGGAGGCCGAGCGCGCGAAGCGGAACCTCTGGGGCGGGCTCGCCGCCGTGTACCAGCGCGAGGCCGACAAGCTGACCGTAGGCATCCGCGAGGCCGCCCTCACCGACCCCGACAAGCTCGACGCGCTCGCGGGCAAGCTAAGGCATCTGATCGACGAGCTGGCGGGCTCGTCGGCCGACGAGATGACCCCGCCGCTCGCGCGCTACGAAGAGGCCCTCGACGGCCTCCGGCGGCTCATTTACCGCACGAAAGACACCTTGGTCGGTATGACCCGAGCCGAGTGGGAGGCGCGGGTGGACGACGTCGACGCGCGGGCGAGGCGAGCCTACGACGCGCGTGACGCGACCACCTGGCGTCGGGCCTTCAACGAGGTCCAGGCGCTGCTCGAGACGGCGTGGCAAGAGGAGTTCTCGGCCATGAAGCTCGACGATCCGGGGTACGTCCGGTCGCGCGTGGCCCGGGTCGCGGCGTGGGCCGAGCGGGTGCGCGCCGACATCGACGAGTGCGCCCTCACCTCGGCGGGGGATCTCCGCAAGCTCCAAGACGCGGAGCTCTCTCGCATCCGGACGTGGTTCCAAGACGAGGTCGGCAAGAAGCTCCCCGAGCTCGAGGCGTACGAGGCCGATCCCGACGGGGCGCGCCGCAAGGCCGACGCCCTCGGCGCCGAGCTCGAGCGCATCGAGGCGGCCCTCGAGCGTGTCCCGCAGATCGGGATGGTGACCGATCGTGGAGGGGGATGA
- a CDS encoding pyridoxal phosphate-dependent aminotransferase, with protein sequence MSRLGRGAATLRKGVFAALEERIAEVARAGRALVPLHIGDTHVLPPPASRDALVREDAALFRYGPTGGLPALREALADYVTKRRGYPVRADEVLLGAGGTHALHCVARVLLDPGDEVVLLSPYWPLAPGIFEAQGATCVEVPLDLGHAPLSPEGLRERLDRAIGPRTRAIYFVSPGNPDGAILGPELAAVIHEVARGNDLWVLADEVYADVTYERAHVAFRAAVGPASAEDAAQRTVSLYSFSKSFALAGQRVGFAVAPPAVVAAALRISTHTVFNVPVASQNAALAALVSPSPFLEGTRAAYLETRDAVASALAEAGVVARTPEAGVYFFVDLGPHLAGRELSEVLLRGIDEGVLVAPGPAFGAGYEARVRICFTSVPRDRTLLGISALLRALAS encoded by the coding sequence GTGAGCCGCCTCGGTCGTGGGGCCGCGACGCTACGCAAGGGGGTGTTCGCGGCCCTCGAAGAGCGCATCGCGGAGGTCGCCCGCGCAGGACGTGCGCTCGTGCCCCTCCACATCGGCGACACCCACGTGCTCCCGCCTCCCGCGTCGCGTGATGCCCTCGTGCGCGAGGACGCGGCGCTCTTCCGGTACGGCCCGACGGGAGGCCTCCCCGCGCTCCGCGAGGCCCTCGCCGACTACGTGACGAAACGACGAGGGTACCCGGTGCGCGCCGACGAGGTGCTGCTCGGGGCCGGGGGCACTCACGCGCTCCACTGCGTGGCGCGAGTGCTGCTCGATCCGGGCGACGAGGTCGTGCTGCTCTCTCCGTATTGGCCGCTCGCCCCGGGCATCTTCGAGGCGCAAGGCGCCACGTGCGTCGAGGTCCCGCTCGATCTCGGGCACGCGCCCCTCTCCCCCGAGGGGCTCCGCGAGCGCCTCGACCGCGCCATCGGTCCCCGCACGCGGGCGATCTATTTCGTCTCTCCCGGGAACCCCGACGGCGCGATCCTCGGCCCCGAGCTCGCCGCCGTGATCCACGAGGTGGCGCGCGGGAACGACCTCTGGGTGCTCGCCGACGAGGTCTACGCCGACGTCACCTACGAGCGCGCGCACGTCGCGTTTCGCGCCGCGGTCGGCCCGGCCTCCGCCGAGGACGCCGCGCAAAGGACCGTGTCGCTCTATTCGTTCTCGAAGAGCTTCGCCCTCGCCGGCCAGCGCGTGGGCTTCGCCGTGGCGCCCCCCGCGGTGGTTGCGGCGGCCCTGCGCATCTCCACCCACACGGTGTTCAACGTCCCGGTCGCCTCGCAAAATGCCGCGCTCGCGGCCCTCGTCTCGCCGTCGCCCTTCCTCGAAGGCACACGCGCCGCGTACCTCGAGACCCGCGACGCGGTCGCTTCGGCGCTCGCCGAGGCGGGGGTCGTCGCGCGCACACCCGAGGCGGGGGTCTACTTCTTCGTCGACCTCGGGCCTCACCTCGCCGGGCGCGAGCTCTCGGAGGTCCTCCTCCGTGGCATCGACGAGGGCGTGCTCGTCGCCCCGGGGCCGGCGTTCGGTGCGGGCTACGAGGCGCGTGTACGCATCTGTTTCACGAGCGTGCCGCGCGACCGCACGCTCCTCGGGATCTCGGCGCTCCTCCGGGCGCTCGCCTCGTAG
- a CDS encoding TetR/AcrR family transcriptional regulator codes for MARPSEPDKRLDLARRAALVLEREGLGISAEKLAAELGMKRPTLLYHFPTYADIVEAALVATLTEQAMVVMAEVERHTHPIDRLYAQLRAVHAFHHGRESRIVFLSQAIAATSGARVQEIVSRGAEVFEAFRKAAADRVREGIAAGIVAPCDADALVTTMRALTDGLMLQRVTQGIALGPSHELVWTHLLAPLKIERPNEALPKEPKAPPKKPKARRA; via the coding sequence ATGGCCCGCCCCTCCGAACCCGACAAGAGGCTCGACCTCGCCCGCAGAGCCGCCCTGGTGCTCGAGCGCGAGGGCCTCGGCATCTCGGCCGAGAAGCTCGCCGCCGAGCTTGGCATGAAGCGGCCCACGCTGCTCTATCACTTCCCCACGTACGCCGACATCGTCGAGGCGGCGCTCGTGGCCACGCTCACCGAGCAGGCCATGGTCGTCATGGCCGAGGTCGAGCGGCACACGCACCCCATCGATCGCCTCTACGCGCAGCTCCGCGCGGTGCACGCGTTCCACCACGGGCGTGAGTCGCGCATCGTGTTCTTGTCGCAGGCGATCGCCGCCACGTCGGGTGCGAGGGTGCAAGAGATCGTGAGCCGCGGCGCGGAGGTGTTCGAGGCCTTCCGGAAGGCCGCGGCCGACCGTGTGCGCGAGGGGATCGCGGCCGGCATCGTGGCCCCGTGCGACGCCGACGCGCTCGTCACGACCATGCGTGCCCTCACCGACGGCCTCATGCTCCAGCGGGTCACCCAAGGCATCGCGCTCGGCCCGTCGCACGAGCTCGTGTGGACGCACCTGCTCGCCCCGCTCAAGATCGAGCGGCCAAACGAGGCCCTGCCGAAGGAGCCCAAGGCCCCGCCCAAGAAGCCCAAGGCGCGCCGCGCCTGA